A window of the Microbacterium sp. AZCO genome harbors these coding sequences:
- a CDS encoding GNAT family N-acetyltransferase, whose protein sequence is MWIECFEKDARVEGDEIDPLVAQMVDHVRVTHGAPYPDEEVGIWARNFAEASVREDGPTERLPSIGAIEVQPVTEERIDDWLRLFDRDAFPDNPDWGSCYCLHPHTGDAPERPWRDVRSDMIERLRAGATLGYLAYVDGRPAGWVNASLRSTYRQYEGLDPEGPPPEEVVGVSCFTIAPPYRRHGVSSALLDRVIADAEARGARYVEGYPRRAATEEDASSFCGPPSMFQGRGFAPAVERESYTVFRRPVQPGGRG, encoded by the coding sequence ATGTGGATCGAGTGCTTCGAGAAGGACGCGCGCGTCGAGGGCGACGAGATCGACCCGCTCGTCGCGCAGATGGTCGATCACGTCCGCGTGACCCACGGCGCGCCGTACCCGGACGAGGAGGTCGGGATCTGGGCCCGCAACTTCGCGGAAGCCTCCGTCCGCGAAGACGGTCCCACTGAGCGCCTTCCCTCGATCGGAGCGATCGAGGTGCAGCCCGTCACCGAGGAGCGCATCGACGACTGGCTGCGCTTGTTCGACCGCGACGCGTTCCCGGACAATCCGGACTGGGGGTCGTGCTACTGCCTGCATCCGCACACGGGTGACGCACCTGAGCGGCCGTGGCGCGATGTGCGTTCCGACATGATCGAGCGCCTGCGAGCGGGAGCCACGCTCGGCTACCTCGCGTACGTCGACGGCCGCCCCGCCGGCTGGGTCAACGCCTCGCTGCGCTCCACCTACCGGCAGTACGAGGGACTCGACCCGGAAGGGCCGCCGCCCGAGGAGGTCGTGGGCGTCTCCTGCTTCACCATCGCCCCGCCCTACCGCCGCCACGGCGTGTCATCCGCGCTCCTGGATCGCGTCATCGCCGATGCCGAAGCGCGGGGCGCGCGGTACGTCGAAGGCTATCCCCGCCGCGCGGCCACCGAGGAGGATGCGTCTTCGTTCTGCGGGCCGCCGTCGATGTTCCAGGGGCGCGGGTTCGCTCCCGCGGTCGAGCGCGAGAGCTACACGGTCTTCCGGCGGCCTGTTCAGCCCGGTGGACGAGGCTGA
- a CDS encoding FAD-dependent monooxygenase: MIDHLRDERVDLVALDARVLLEALDPHRSRLEAQGAARSGFRSVDDPAPHLTRSSDRLGEERPLRESPAKVFARLSTRERPDVAAPRLRRAVVLGGSVAGLLAARVLADHAHEVLVVERDGEAAGEERRGVPQRLQVHALLPGGRAQIERWFPGFGQEAAEQGAVASAAEQSEQWIDDVRAVRAPNVVLLNGSRTFIEALVRRRTLALPNMRPVHVAAIGLTYRDGRVSGVRVSGVDDESILPADFVVDAMGRSSRLSAWLETDGWQPPPLERMQIDVNYATAYFARPENEPRVAVATSRVSPDYPKKTHAALTAVENGRWMLLQMTYGEDRPPQDWEGFLARCADLPPVFAEVARNEPIGEVHTFRLAEARRRRYDRLDRLPGGLVSVGDAVASFNPIYGQGMSSAALHASCLSEYLCAATDATRPARRFFELQKVVVDAAWDLSTQADAQRLETSSPPLPVRFQRARVDQVLDAAVVDIRVATAFNEVAFMNAHPRTLAAPAVVLRSLATNMRTRVRR; encoded by the coding sequence GTGATCGACCATCTGCGCGACGAGCGGGTCGATCTCGTCGCCCTCGACGCGCGCGTCCTTCTCGAAGCACTCGATCCACATCGCTCCAGACTAGAAGCGCAGGGCGCAGCGCGCTCCGGTTTCCGATCCGTTGACGACCCCGCGCCTCACCTGACACGCTCGTCTGATCGCCTCGGAGAGGAGCGACCGCTGAGGGAATCTCCCGCGAAGGTCTTCGCCCGACTCAGCACGCGGGAGCGACCGGACGTCGCCGCCCCGCGATTGCGGCGCGCGGTCGTGCTGGGCGGCAGTGTCGCCGGTCTCCTGGCCGCGCGGGTTCTCGCCGACCACGCCCACGAGGTCCTCGTTGTCGAGCGGGATGGCGAGGCGGCCGGGGAGGAGCGGCGCGGCGTTCCGCAGCGGCTTCAGGTGCATGCGCTGCTGCCGGGCGGACGCGCGCAGATCGAGCGCTGGTTCCCGGGGTTCGGGCAGGAGGCGGCGGAGCAGGGTGCGGTTGCCTCCGCGGCCGAGCAGAGCGAGCAGTGGATCGACGACGTCCGGGCGGTGCGCGCCCCGAACGTCGTGCTGCTCAACGGCAGCCGGACCTTCATCGAAGCGCTCGTGCGCCGTCGCACGCTGGCCCTGCCCAACATGCGGCCGGTGCATGTCGCGGCGATCGGGCTGACGTATCGGGACGGGCGCGTCAGCGGCGTGCGAGTCTCGGGAGTGGATGACGAGAGCATCCTGCCCGCCGACTTCGTCGTGGATGCGATGGGACGCTCCAGCCGACTGTCGGCCTGGTTGGAGACGGACGGGTGGCAGCCGCCGCCGCTCGAGCGCATGCAGATCGATGTGAACTACGCGACCGCCTACTTCGCTCGCCCCGAGAACGAGCCGCGCGTCGCCGTGGCGACCTCACGCGTCTCTCCGGACTACCCGAAGAAGACCCACGCGGCGCTCACCGCGGTCGAGAACGGCCGATGGATGCTTCTGCAGATGACCTACGGCGAGGATCGGCCGCCGCAGGACTGGGAGGGATTCCTGGCCCGATGCGCCGACCTGCCGCCGGTGTTCGCCGAGGTGGCGCGGAACGAGCCCATCGGGGAGGTGCACACCTTTCGGCTGGCCGAGGCGCGACGCCGCCGGTACGACCGGCTCGACCGACTCCCCGGTGGCCTCGTGAGCGTGGGGGATGCCGTCGCATCGTTCAACCCGATCTACGGGCAGGGCATGTCATCGGCCGCGCTGCACGCGTCCTGTCTTTCGGAGTACCTGTGCGCCGCGACGGATGCCACCCGCCCGGCGAGGCGCTTCTTCGAGCTCCAGAAGGTGGTCGTGGATGCTGCGTGGGATCTGTCCACTCAGGCCGACGCGCAGCGGCTCGAGACGAGCAGCCCCCCGCTGCCGGTGCGGTTCCAGCGCGCCCGCGTCGATCAGGTCCTGGATGCCGCGGTGGTCGACATCCGTGTCGCAACGGCCTTCAACGAGGTGGCCTTCATGAACGCGCACCCCAGGACCCTGGCCGCACCCGCGGTCGTGCTGCGGTCGCTCGCCACGAACATGCGCACCCGTGTCAGACGTTAG
- a CDS encoding phospholipase D-like domain-containing protein, with translation MDGAAADWFLDRAERGNPASIVQAGPSGSSAWSEGNLVRPLVHGATYFARLHDELSALRPGDRVFFTDWRGDADELLQPGGPSIGDLLCTLAAAGVEVRGLVWRSHGERVSAPISGVSNVRLGRRINEAGGEVLLDQRVRLFGSHHQKFFVIRHRDDPTRDVAFVGGIDLCHSRRDDADHGGDPQALDMDSRYGRRPPWHDAALELRGPVVADLLAVFAERWDDPAPLDHRTPYRMLLQRLADMPRHPRPLPETATPPPPAGPHAVQLLRTYGRKRPPFPFAPAGERSIARAYGKAFTRARSFIYIEDQYLWSREVTAGIAQALTDNPRLHVIVVLPRYPDSDGRLSGPASRLGQLRAISMLKRAGHDRVAVFDLENDAGTPIYVHAKVCIVDDIWMTCGSDNFNRRSWTSDSELTCAVVDDSTSDAGSVSPVARALRLQLWAEHLGVDAEDPRIQDASDGLALWKSSADALDRWHSTDRRSPRPSGQVRHHHTEPVSRVQRLWARPLNRLVFDPDARPRRLRRTAQF, from the coding sequence GTGGACGGTGCCGCCGCTGACTGGTTCCTCGATCGTGCTGAGCGAGGAAACCCGGCGAGCATCGTCCAGGCCGGCCCGTCCGGTTCCTCCGCGTGGTCGGAGGGGAATCTGGTGCGACCGCTCGTGCACGGCGCGACCTACTTCGCCCGACTGCATGACGAACTGTCGGCATTGCGTCCCGGTGACCGGGTGTTCTTCACCGACTGGCGGGGGGATGCCGACGAGCTGCTGCAGCCGGGTGGCCCGTCGATCGGCGATCTGCTGTGCACGCTGGCGGCCGCGGGCGTCGAGGTGCGCGGGCTGGTGTGGCGGTCCCACGGTGAGCGCGTGTCTGCCCCGATCAGCGGCGTGTCCAATGTCCGCCTCGGTCGTCGCATCAACGAGGCCGGAGGCGAGGTGCTGCTGGACCAGCGCGTCCGCCTGTTCGGATCGCACCATCAGAAGTTCTTCGTCATCCGCCACCGGGACGACCCGACGCGCGATGTGGCGTTCGTCGGCGGGATCGATCTCTGCCACAGCCGCCGTGACGATGCCGATCACGGAGGCGACCCGCAGGCGCTGGACATGGACTCCCGCTATGGCAGGCGACCGCCATGGCACGATGCGGCCCTCGAGCTCCGTGGTCCCGTCGTCGCGGATCTGCTGGCGGTGTTCGCCGAGCGCTGGGACGACCCTGCCCCGCTGGACCACCGCACCCCGTACCGGATGCTTCTTCAGCGACTCGCCGACATGCCGCGGCATCCGCGTCCCCTTCCCGAGACGGCGACCCCGCCGCCGCCCGCCGGTCCGCATGCCGTGCAGCTGCTGCGGACCTATGGGCGTAAGCGTCCGCCGTTCCCCTTCGCTCCGGCGGGAGAGCGCAGCATCGCGCGCGCGTACGGGAAGGCGTTCACACGTGCGCGCTCGTTCATCTACATCGAGGACCAGTACCTGTGGTCGAGGGAAGTGACCGCCGGGATCGCCCAGGCCCTGACCGACAATCCTCGGCTGCATGTCATCGTCGTGCTTCCTCGGTACCCCGATTCGGACGGCCGTCTGTCTGGGCCTGCGAGCCGATTGGGCCAGCTCCGGGCCATCTCGATGCTGAAACGCGCCGGCCATGACCGCGTCGCCGTGTTCGACCTCGAGAACGACGCGGGAACGCCCATCTACGTCCATGCCAAGGTCTGCATCGTCGACGACATCTGGATGACGTGCGGTTCGGACAACTTCAATCGTCGGTCCTGGACGTCGGACAGTGAGCTCACCTGCGCCGTCGTCGACGACTCCACATCCGACGCGGGGTCGGTCTCCCCGGTGGCGCGTGCGCTGCGCCTTCAGCTCTGGGCGGAGCACCTCGGTGTGGATGCGGAGGATCCCCGGATCCAGGATGCCTCCGACGGCCTCGCCCTCTGGAAGTCCAGCGCCGACGCTCTCGATCGCTGGCACAGCACCGATCGGCGGTCGCCGCGCCCGTCCGGGCAGGTGCGACACCATCACACCGAGCCCGTGTCGCGCGTGCAGCGCCTCTGGGCCCGCCCGCTCAACCGCCTCGTGTTCGACCCGGACGCCCGCCCCCGCCGCCTCCGGCGAACAGCCCAGTTCTGA
- a CDS encoding ATP-dependent helicase, with translation MAVSDALAGLDPAQLEAVEHGQGPLVVAAGAGTGKTRVLTARVARLLEAGVAPERILLLTFTRRAASAMLARAAVMCGDAQAAQRIAGGTFHAVAHRIVAEHAQHLGLEDLTVIDPDDVIDLMDLLRAEHGLDGTEVRLPTTRTIADIASRAINTVTPARRVIEEQFPWALEHSDAIAGLLRHYRERKRERGLLDLDDLLIAWRALVADPDVGARLRARWDWVLVDEYQDVNQLQVDIVRGLSPDGRGLTVVGDDAQAIYAFRGASAGQLLDVVEAYPDAALVRLERNFRSTQPILDLANEVRPGDLRLRLVADRAQPGGRPTLVTCRNADDEARTVADRILAAHIDGVSLRSQAVLMRTGSHSAQLEVELAVRGIPFHKFGGIGYLETSHVRDLLASFRVVLNPADEVSWYRLLTRHRAIGKASARSLARMLADGGVDRAADVVAAAPPKARTGLASTLSMLSAVDGATAVAELVEACRGAVDPLLRAHYPDWQRRVTEVDGIAQAAARHSDLRTFVSEQAIDPVNVAGDWAKQPHLDEDWLTLSTIHSAKGLEWDAVHLLRANDGAMPSDMALSSAAGLAEERRLFYVALTRARDTLDVYVPSQLPTHPTAFMAKHVAAKPSRFLTHAARALMDSVSTDAVRPEPAIERAAAGPRVRTDAFDELFA, from the coding sequence GTGGCAGTATCTGATGCGCTCGCCGGGCTGGATCCGGCACAGCTGGAGGCCGTCGAGCACGGGCAGGGACCGCTCGTCGTCGCGGCCGGGGCCGGCACGGGGAAGACGCGCGTGCTCACCGCCCGCGTGGCACGACTGCTGGAGGCCGGGGTCGCCCCGGAACGCATCCTGCTGTTGACGTTCACCCGGCGCGCGGCATCCGCGATGCTCGCTCGCGCTGCGGTGATGTGCGGCGACGCCCAGGCGGCGCAGCGCATCGCCGGGGGCACCTTCCACGCGGTCGCGCACCGGATCGTCGCCGAGCACGCACAGCACCTCGGGCTGGAGGACCTGACCGTCATCGATCCGGACGACGTCATCGACCTGATGGATCTGCTGCGCGCGGAGCACGGGCTCGACGGCACGGAGGTGCGTCTGCCCACGACACGCACCATCGCCGATATCGCGTCGCGGGCGATCAACACGGTGACCCCGGCGCGCAGGGTCATCGAGGAGCAGTTCCCCTGGGCGCTCGAGCACTCCGACGCGATCGCCGGCCTGTTACGCCATTACCGGGAGCGGAAGCGCGAGCGGGGCCTGCTCGACCTGGACGACCTGCTCATCGCCTGGCGCGCGCTGGTCGCTGATCCTGATGTCGGAGCGCGGCTGCGGGCACGGTGGGACTGGGTGCTCGTCGACGAGTACCAGGACGTCAACCAGCTCCAGGTCGACATCGTCCGCGGGCTCAGCCCCGACGGCCGTGGGCTGACCGTCGTCGGCGACGACGCGCAGGCGATCTACGCCTTCCGGGGAGCGAGCGCCGGACAGCTGCTCGACGTCGTCGAGGCCTATCCCGACGCCGCACTCGTCCGTCTCGAACGGAACTTCCGTTCGACGCAGCCGATCCTCGACCTCGCGAACGAGGTGCGGCCGGGCGACCTGAGGTTGCGGCTGGTGGCCGACCGAGCGCAGCCGGGCGGCCGGCCGACGCTCGTCACCTGCCGAAACGCCGACGACGAGGCCCGCACCGTCGCGGACCGCATCCTCGCCGCCCACATCGACGGCGTGTCCCTGCGCTCCCAGGCCGTTCTGATGCGCACCGGATCCCACAGCGCACAGCTGGAGGTCGAGCTCGCCGTGCGCGGCATCCCGTTCCACAAGTTCGGCGGGATCGGGTACCTCGAGACCTCGCACGTGCGCGACCTCCTCGCGAGCTTTCGCGTCGTGCTCAATCCGGCGGACGAGGTGTCGTGGTACCGCCTGCTCACGCGGCACCGCGCGATCGGCAAAGCCAGTGCTCGATCACTCGCCAGGATGCTTGCAGACGGAGGCGTCGATCGCGCGGCCGACGTCGTCGCGGCGGCACCCCCGAAGGCGCGCACCGGTCTTGCGTCCACACTCTCGATGCTGAGCGCGGTCGACGGCGCAACCGCTGTGGCCGAACTGGTCGAGGCGTGTCGAGGCGCGGTGGACCCGCTGCTGCGCGCGCACTATCCGGACTGGCAGCGTCGAGTCACCGAGGTCGACGGCATTGCCCAGGCCGCCGCGCGACACAGCGATCTCCGCACGTTCGTCAGCGAACAGGCGATCGATCCGGTGAACGTCGCCGGCGACTGGGCGAAGCAGCCGCATCTCGACGAGGACTGGCTCACCCTGTCGACGATCCACTCCGCCAAGGGTCTGGAATGGGACGCCGTCCACCTCCTGCGAGCCAACGACGGCGCCATGCCGTCCGACATGGCGCTCAGCTCCGCCGCCGGCCTGGCGGAGGAGCGGCGCCTCTTCTACGTCGCGCTCACCCGCGCACGCGACACGCTCGACGTGTACGTGCCTTCGCAGCTGCCCACGCATCCCACCGCCTTCATGGCCAAGCACGTCGCCGCGAAGCCGAGCAGGTTCCTGACGCACGCCGCGCGCGCTCTGATGGACTCCGTCAGCACCGACGCTGTCCGGCCCGAGCCGGCGATCGAGCGGGCCGCCGCGGGGCCACGCGTGCGTACAGACGCGTTCGACGAGCTCTTCGCATGA
- a CDS encoding UBP-type zinc finger domain-containing protein, producing the protein MTDPQIDPRIPPTGTGCAECEDVGGWWVHLRRCAACGHIGCCDTSPAKHATAHFRQSGHRYIRSFEPGETWYWDYLEEETVEGPPLAPPESRPDDQPSPGPAGRVPENWRSELARINAA; encoded by the coding sequence GTGACCGATCCGCAGATCGACCCGCGCATTCCACCGACCGGGACCGGCTGCGCCGAGTGCGAAGACGTGGGCGGATGGTGGGTGCACCTGCGCCGCTGCGCAGCGTGCGGTCACATCGGATGCTGCGACACCTCGCCCGCGAAGCACGCCACAGCCCACTTCCGCCAGAGCGGCCACCGGTACATCCGCAGCTTCGAGCCCGGCGAGACCTGGTACTGGGACTACCTCGAGGAGGAGACGGTCGAGGGTCCGCCGCTCGCTCCGCCCGAGTCCCGACCCGACGACCAGCCCTCGCCCGGGCCCGCCGGCCGGGTCCCCGAGAACTGGCGCTCCGAGCTCGCGCGCATCAACGCGGCCTGA
- a CDS encoding FAD-dependent oxidoreductase: MGGYVTDETIAPRLTDEQWEKLCARAEARDAADGEHVFRTGDADYPMILVEEGEVEVVRDALWWIGEEVVALMGPRSMVGELGLLNGQRAFLSARAKGPARVRALSRENLRRIISEEDELGELILHALWARRESLRSGPAALTLKFVGRGTSREFLALRRFAERFDLVHTAIAVDQVEPHPGHSYVEADLPIAFVQGEAFPRATPGVVAEQLGLSYEPGAESVVDLVVIGGGPAGLAAAIYAASEGLSTVLLEAVAPGGQAASTSRIENFLGFPFGVSGDRLIGQATLQAIKFGVRVCAPCEAVDLRPVDDAIEVTLSDGRVIRSRTAIVTSGAAYRTLHLDRWEDFERSGIFYAATPLELKQVAGSPVVVVGGANSAGQAALYLSSNGSPVHLVVRGADLGTRMSAYLVDRITDDPRISLHTESNVVRLDGNGTLQSVRIDTAGDVDAKGLFCFIGADPAAAWLPGVDRDGSGFIRTGTDVTTQTLGHWQRLGREPLPFETSIPRVFAAGDVRRGSMKRVAAAVGEGSSAVASVHRALAG, encoded by the coding sequence ATGGGCGGCTATGTGACCGACGAGACCATCGCTCCGAGACTCACGGACGAGCAGTGGGAGAAGCTGTGCGCACGGGCTGAGGCGCGGGATGCCGCAGACGGTGAGCACGTCTTCCGCACGGGGGATGCCGACTACCCGATGATCCTCGTCGAGGAGGGGGAGGTCGAGGTCGTCCGCGACGCCCTGTGGTGGATCGGCGAGGAGGTCGTCGCGCTCATGGGGCCGCGGTCGATGGTCGGCGAGCTGGGACTGCTCAACGGACAGCGGGCCTTCCTGTCCGCGCGCGCGAAGGGGCCGGCGCGCGTGCGCGCCCTCTCTCGGGAGAACCTGCGCCGCATCATCTCCGAGGAGGACGAGCTCGGCGAACTGATCCTGCACGCGCTGTGGGCGCGTCGCGAGTCGCTGCGCAGCGGTCCCGCCGCGCTGACGCTCAAGTTCGTGGGCAGGGGAACGTCCCGCGAGTTCCTGGCGCTGCGCCGCTTCGCGGAGCGCTTCGACCTCGTCCACACCGCGATCGCCGTCGACCAGGTCGAACCGCATCCGGGTCACAGTTACGTCGAGGCCGATCTGCCCATCGCGTTCGTCCAGGGGGAGGCGTTCCCGCGCGCGACTCCGGGAGTCGTCGCCGAGCAGCTCGGTCTCAGCTACGAGCCCGGCGCCGAGTCGGTCGTCGACCTCGTCGTGATCGGCGGCGGCCCCGCGGGGCTCGCCGCAGCGATCTACGCGGCGTCCGAAGGGCTCAGCACCGTGCTGCTGGAAGCCGTCGCGCCCGGCGGCCAGGCGGCATCCACCTCCCGCATCGAGAACTTCCTCGGATTCCCTTTCGGGGTGAGCGGCGACCGGCTCATCGGTCAGGCGACGCTGCAGGCGATCAAGTTCGGTGTGCGGGTCTGCGCGCCCTGCGAGGCGGTCGACCTGCGGCCGGTCGATGACGCCATCGAGGTGACGCTGTCGGACGGGCGCGTCATCCGCTCGCGCACGGCGATCGTGACCTCGGGCGCCGCGTACCGCACGCTGCATCTGGACCGCTGGGAGGACTTCGAGCGTTCCGGCATCTTCTACGCGGCGACACCGCTGGAGCTGAAACAGGTCGCGGGGTCGCCGGTCGTCGTCGTCGGCGGGGCCAATTCCGCCGGGCAGGCGGCGCTCTACCTGTCGTCGAACGGATCACCGGTGCATCTCGTCGTGCGCGGTGCCGACCTCGGCACCCGCATGTCGGCGTACCTCGTGGACCGCATCACGGACGACCCCCGGATCAGCCTGCACACCGAGTCGAACGTGGTGCGCCTCGACGGCAACGGCACGCTGCAGTCGGTCCGGATCGACACGGCGGGCGACGTCGACGCCAAGGGGCTCTTCTGCTTCATCGGCGCCGACCCCGCCGCGGCCTGGCTGCCGGGCGTCGATCGAGACGGATCGGGGTTCATCCGCACCGGCACCGACGTGACGACGCAGACCCTCGGCCACTGGCAGCGCCTCGGCCGCGAGCCGCTGCCGTTCGAGACCTCGATCCCGCGCGTCTTCGCCGCCGGCGACGTGCGTCGCGGGTCGATGAAGCGCGTGGCCGCCGCCGTCGGCGAGGGTTCGAGCGCCGTGGCCTCCGTGCACCGCGCTCTGGCGGGCTGA
- a CDS encoding NAD(P)H-binding protein: MKIAVAGGTGVVGSQVVEAARRAGHDVTILSRSRGVDLSTGSGLDGALEGVDAVIDTANVSTMNARKATEFFETTSGHLLSAAGRANVSHVVLLSIVGVDCNPPDYYAGKLAQEQLYIRSSLPWSIVRATQFHEFAAQMFDQARLGPLHLAPRARTQPIAASEVGEHLVTAASGTPLQSVKEIAGPREEELSELIKRYARAIDHRGPVLAVSLPGKQMKGMRAGLNLPSDEAERGRQTFDQWLAQVRPQNAENRAT; this comes from the coding sequence ATGAAGATCGCCGTCGCAGGAGGAACCGGAGTCGTCGGCAGTCAGGTCGTCGAGGCCGCCCGTCGCGCCGGTCACGACGTCACGATCCTGAGCCGCAGTCGCGGAGTCGACTTGTCGACGGGCTCCGGGCTGGATGGGGCGCTGGAGGGAGTGGATGCCGTCATCGACACGGCGAACGTCTCGACGATGAACGCGCGGAAGGCGACCGAGTTCTTCGAGACGACGAGCGGCCACCTGCTGTCCGCAGCCGGTCGCGCGAACGTGTCCCACGTCGTTCTGCTGTCCATCGTCGGCGTCGACTGCAATCCGCCCGACTACTACGCCGGGAAGCTCGCCCAGGAACAGCTCTACATCCGGTCGTCCCTGCCCTGGAGCATCGTTCGCGCCACCCAGTTCCACGAGTTCGCGGCGCAGATGTTCGATCAGGCGCGGCTGGGGCCGCTGCACCTCGCACCCCGCGCTCGTACACAGCCCATCGCCGCCAGTGAGGTCGGCGAGCACCTCGTCACGGCAGCATCCGGGACTCCCCTCCAGAGCGTCAAGGAGATCGCCGGCCCCCGCGAGGAGGAGCTCTCCGAACTGATCAAGCGCTACGCGCGGGCCATCGATCACCGCGGGCCCGTCCTCGCGGTCTCGCTGCCCGGGAAGCAGATGAAGGGAATGCGCGCCGGCCTCAACCTGCCCTCCGACGAGGCGGAGCGCGGCCGGCAGACCTTCGATCAGTGGCTTGCGCAAGTCCGGCCGCAGAACGCGGAGAACCGAGCCACGTGA
- a CDS encoding class I SAM-dependent methyltransferase — MSRVDLPPDLSPVERSALLPILGRAQDAESRRPILGDTWASVVVAEVSVDWDHLGLPRKEASTVAARARLIDDAARRFLEANPRSCVLDLGSGLDDRAQRVDPPEETMWFDVDLPGIMSLRRRLATRPVIAAAHHELEVDATSAEWVDSLPSDRPLVILADGFFPFLAERDAEHLVHRLVEHAPHGELVMNGYTTLARTLMPRVRAIRDLGIDTAGGTAFDDPHEPEKWHPRLRLADRTMLSRSPYVDRMPRGLRAAIAVMNAFPGLAERSDLGVLRFTF; from the coding sequence GTGAGCCGCGTGGACCTGCCGCCCGACCTCTCCCCCGTGGAGCGTTCGGCGCTCCTGCCGATTCTGGGACGCGCGCAGGATGCGGAGAGCCGGCGCCCGATACTCGGTGACACCTGGGCTTCGGTGGTGGTGGCCGAGGTGTCGGTCGACTGGGATCATCTCGGCCTGCCTCGGAAAGAGGCATCCACCGTGGCCGCTCGCGCCCGCCTGATCGACGACGCCGCTCGCCGGTTCCTGGAGGCGAACCCCCGCAGCTGTGTGCTCGATCTCGGGTCAGGACTCGACGACCGTGCACAGCGCGTCGATCCGCCGGAGGAGACGATGTGGTTCGACGTCGACCTTCCCGGCATCATGTCCCTGCGCCGGAGACTCGCCACGCGGCCGGTGATCGCCGCAGCTCACCATGAGCTCGAGGTCGACGCGACCTCTGCCGAGTGGGTGGACTCCCTGCCGTCCGACAGACCGCTCGTCATCCTCGCCGACGGCTTCTTCCCCTTCCTCGCGGAGCGTGACGCTGAGCACCTCGTCCACCGGCTCGTGGAGCATGCCCCGCACGGCGAACTGGTGATGAACGGCTACACGACGCTCGCACGCACACTCATGCCACGAGTCAGAGCCATCCGCGATCTGGGCATCGACACGGCGGGCGGCACGGCGTTCGACGATCCGCACGAACCGGAGAAGTGGCACCCGCGACTGCGCCTGGCGGATCGCACGATGCTGAGCCGTTCGCCGTATGTCGACAGGATGCCTCGGGGTCTGCGCGCCGCGATCGCCGTGATGAACGCCTTCCCCGGGCTCGCGGAACGCAGCGACCTCGGGGTGCTGAGGTTCACGTTCTGA
- a CDS encoding helix-turn-helix domain-containing protein, protein MPVPVRQRDSAASTARLLTAATAEFAERGYEGARVDRISAASGFNKALLFQRFGDKEGLYRAVLARVAQDAQQTRALIASERADPRDRDEFGRLVRDLAGATADFLAGHAEAARILAWERASGWHSFNALRPEAEDAGAQQLTAWFADAADHGWLRDDPPPARQLALVLELVTALLGEKREFIEDVVSTALLRGEDPR, encoded by the coding sequence ATGCCCGTGCCCGTCCGTCAGCGCGATTCGGCGGCATCCACCGCGCGCCTTCTCACGGCGGCGACGGCCGAGTTCGCCGAGCGGGGCTACGAGGGCGCCCGCGTGGATCGGATCAGCGCGGCATCCGGTTTCAACAAAGCCCTTCTCTTCCAGCGGTTCGGCGACAAAGAGGGTCTCTATCGAGCAGTGCTCGCGCGCGTGGCGCAGGACGCACAGCAGACCCGAGCGCTGATCGCATCGGAGAGAGCAGATCCCCGCGATCGCGACGAGTTCGGAAGGCTGGTGCGAGATCTGGCCGGCGCGACCGCCGACTTCCTGGCGGGGCATGCCGAGGCGGCGCGGATCCTCGCGTGGGAACGAGCCTCAGGGTGGCACTCGTTCAATGCTCTGCGTCCGGAGGCGGAGGACGCCGGCGCACAGCAGCTGACGGCGTGGTTCGCCGACGCCGCCGACCACGGATGGCTGCGGGATGACCCGCCACCGGCGCGGCAGCTGGCCCTCGTCCTCGAGCTGGTCACCGCGCTCCTCGGCGAGAAGCGCGAGTTCATCGAGGACGTCGTGAGCACCGCTCTGCTGCGCGGTGAGGACCCGCGGTGA
- a CDS encoding ASCH domain-containing protein has product MWAQYARARPEAVALSPEYSVERFGDSEGLADELLELVLIGRKRATAGLVAEFLAEGDDVPRIGSHWIACDGRGVPRVIIRSVELRLSAFDDVDAQFAFDEGEDDRSLESWRRNHRRYWERVTSALGTTWSETDEIVLQRFSVVWPPEFADPVRP; this is encoded by the coding sequence ATGTGGGCGCAGTACGCGCGGGCCCGGCCCGAGGCGGTGGCCCTCTCGCCGGAGTACTCGGTGGAGCGCTTCGGCGACTCCGAGGGCCTCGCCGATGAGCTGCTCGAGCTGGTGCTGATCGGCCGCAAGCGGGCCACCGCCGGCCTGGTGGCCGAATTCCTCGCAGAGGGCGATGACGTGCCGCGGATCGGCTCCCACTGGATCGCGTGCGACGGGCGGGGCGTGCCGCGCGTCATCATCCGCTCGGTGGAGCTGCGACTGAGCGCCTTCGACGACGTGGATGCGCAGTTCGCCTTCGACGAGGGTGAGGACGACAGGTCGCTGGAGAGCTGGCGGCGCAACCACCGCCGCTACTGGGAGCGCGTCACGTCTGCGCTCGGCACGACGTGGTCGGAGACCGACGAGATCGTGCTCCAGCGATTCTCGGTGGTGTGGCCACCGGAATTCGCCGACCCGGTTCGCCCGTGA